In the genome of Dermacentor silvarum isolate Dsil-2018 chromosome 1, BIME_Dsil_1.4, whole genome shotgun sequence, one region contains:
- the LOC119464305 gene encoding transmembrane protein 208-like isoform X1 gives MAPQKGKQGTKGQKQIVEENKQTIKFYSIMAVAALVVHLVAHVVLWKDSITLSYTLLFLFSMLIYGGCIQTMRYMARAAYSETGQLLDGGLDLNMAQAGMGEHLKDLIILTACIQTLSLVSTYVWILWLVAPAYAFYLLWVNILGPWFFQPAPPEVDDKKQKKLERKSRRH, from the exons ATGGCG CCACAAAAAGGAAAACAAGGAACTAAAGGACAAAAGCAGATAGTAGAAGAGAATAAACAAACCATCAAGTTCTACAGTATTATGGCAGTTGCAGCACTA GTTGTTCACCTCGTCGCACATGTGGTACTGTGGAAGGATTCTATTACATTGTCTTACACG CTGCTCTTCCTGTTCTCAATGCTCATCTACGGTGGGTGCATCCAAACAATGCGGTACATGGCTCGAGCAGCCTATTCAGAAACTGGCCAACTCTTGGATGGTGGCCTGGACCTCAACATGGCACAAGCTGGCATGGGCGA GCATCTGAAAGACTTGATCATCTTGACTGCCTGTATACAAACACTTTCACTGGTGTCAACGTATGTCTGGATTTTATGGCTTGTG GCTCCTGCGTATGCATTCTACTTACTCTGGGTCAACATTTTGGGACCATGGTTCTTCCAGCCAGCACCTCCGGAGGTAGATGACAAAAAGCAGAAGAAATTGGAACGCAAGAGCAGACGACATTGA
- the LOC119464305 gene encoding transmembrane protein 208-like isoform X2, with the protein MAPQKGKQGTKGQKQIVEENKQTIKFYSIMAVAALVVHLVAHVVLWKDSITLSYTLLFLFSMLIYGGCIQTMRYMARAAYSETGQLLDGGLDLNMAQAGMGEHLKDLIILTACIQTLSLVSTYVWILWLVGPFKEPFTRSGRFELKSAVHTMQANDRTCKVLHY; encoded by the exons ATGGCG CCACAAAAAGGAAAACAAGGAACTAAAGGACAAAAGCAGATAGTAGAAGAGAATAAACAAACCATCAAGTTCTACAGTATTATGGCAGTTGCAGCACTA GTTGTTCACCTCGTCGCACATGTGGTACTGTGGAAGGATTCTATTACATTGTCTTACACG CTGCTCTTCCTGTTCTCAATGCTCATCTACGGTGGGTGCATCCAAACAATGCGGTACATGGCTCGAGCAGCCTATTCAGAAACTGGCCAACTCTTGGATGGTGGCCTGGACCTCAACATGGCACAAGCTGGCATGGGCGA GCATCTGAAAGACTTGATCATCTTGACTGCCTGTATACAAACACTTTCACTGGTGTCAACGTATGTCTGGATTTTATGGCTTGTG ggtccctttaaagagCCCTTCACCAGGTCTGGCCGTTTTGAACTGAAAAGCGCAGTGCACACAATGCAGGCTAACGATCGTACCTGCAAAGTATTACACTACTAA
- the LOC119464315 gene encoding cleavage and polyadenylation specificity factor subunit 4-like, translating into MEEIVGKVGNVVFELEMALEQQLGALPLPFPGMDKSGAAVCCFYVQGNCSKASACPFRHVKGDRTVVCKHWLRGLCKKGDQCEFLHEFDMTKMPECYFYSRFNACSNKECPFLHIDPEAKIKDCPWYDRGFCRHGPNCRHRHTRRVMCINYLCGFCPDGPECKFMHPKFDLPIQDPAQQAKKANIVCHYCGEAGHKAISCHKMPAELREEQQHSRMQFHNHYGGMHRRDHEDGGGPNAGGQRGFRPLDQVTCYKCGEKGHYANKCPKGHLAFLSSALQNTPNV; encoded by the coding sequence ATGGAGGAAATAGTAGGCAAAGTAGGAAATGTTGTCTTCGAGCTCGAGATGGCCCTGGAGCAACAACTCGGCGCGCTGCCACTGCCGTTCCCTGGTATGGACAAGTCCGGAGCAGCCGTGTGCTGTTTTTACGTGCAGGGAAACTGTAGCAAAGCATCTGCATGCCCTTTTAGGCATGTTAAGGGTGACCGAACAGTGGTCTGTAAGCACTGGCTGCGAGGCCTTTGCAAGAAAGGTGATCAATGCGAGTTTCTCCACGAGTTCGACATGACGAAAATGCCAGAGTGTTACTTCTATTCGCGTTTCAACGCGTGCAGTAACAAAGAGTGTCCATTTCTACATATAGATCCCGAAGCAAAAATCAAAGATTGTCCTTGGTATGACCGAGGCTTTTGTCGGCACGGCCCGAACTGTCGCCACCGACACACACGACGCGTCATGTGCATAAACTACCTTTGCGGATTTTGTCCCGATGGACCTGAGTGCAAATTTATGCATCCGAAGTTTGACTTACCCATTCAGGACCCAGCACAGCAAGCGAAGAAGGCCAACATTGTATGCCATTATTGCGGTGAGGCAGGACACAAAGCAATATCCTGCCACAAAATGCCGGCTGAACTGCGAGAAGAGCAGCAGCACTCCCGTATGCAGTTCCACAACCACTATGGTGGAATGCACCGACGTGATCACGAAGACGGCGGGGGCCCAAACGCTGGAGGACAACGAGGCTTCAGACCACTGGACCAAGTCACTTGCTACAAGTGTGGGGAGAAAGGACATTATGCCAA